In Gymnogyps californianus isolate 813 chromosome 29, ASM1813914v2, whole genome shotgun sequence, the following are encoded in one genomic region:
- the LOC127026862 gene encoding protein S100-A14-like yields MGQCNCRKKRKDCQELTDVERAIETVINQFHCYAVKGQKEYLTPNEMQELVVQKLPHLGKCVGPLDEKIECMGDPDEAKLEFGEYWDMMGDAAKGCRRK; encoded by the exons ATGGGCCAGTGCAACTGCCGCAAGAAGCGCAAG GACTGCCAGGAGCTCACCGACGTGGAGCGGGCCATCGAGACCGTCATCAACCAGTTCCACTGCTACGCAGTGAAGGGGCAGAAGGAGTACCTGACGCCCAACGAGATGCAGGAGCTGGTGGTGCAGAAGCTGCCCCACCTGGGGAAG TGTGTTGGACCGCTGGACGAGAAGATCGAATGCATGGGAGACCCTGACGAGGCCAAGCTGGAGTTCGGAGAGTACTGGGACATGATGGGGGACGCAGCCAAGGGCTGCCGGAGGAAGTAG
- the S100A13 gene encoding protein S100-A13: protein MATGELTELETAIDKIVTVFFTYAGKEGKKGTLTASEFKELVQLQLPNLMKDVPSLEEKMSELDVNNDEELKFGEYWRLIGELAKAMRKEKAGKK, encoded by the exons ATGGCCACGGGTGAGCTGACCGAGCTGGAGACGGCCATCGATAAGATCGTCACCGTCTTCTTCACCTACGCGGGGAAGGAGGGCAAGAAGGGCACGCTGACGGCCAGCGAGTTCAAGGAGCTggtccagctccagctgcccaACCTGATGAAG GACGTCCCCTCCCTGGAGGAGAAGATGAGTGAGCTGGACGTGAACAACGACGAGGAGCTGAAATTCGGCGAGTACTGGAGGCTGATCGGGGAGCTGGCGAAGGCCATGCGGAAGgagaaagcagggaagaagTGA
- the PCP4L1 gene encoding Purkinje cell protein 4-like protein 1, giving the protein MAGNVGDSVRTGGTARSPHESPSAAEAPGGQEEAKAGDPKKVEEEEIDIDLSAPETEKAALAIQGKFRRFQKRKKESGP; this is encoded by the exons ATGGCCGGCAACGTGGGTGACAGTGTCCGGACCGGGGGGACGGCA cGCAGCCCCCATGAGTCCCCCTCTGCGGCGGAGGCCCCCGGCGGGCAGGAGGAAG CCAAAGCCGGTGACCCCaagaaggtggaggaggaggagatcgACATCGACCTGAGCGCGCCTGAGACGGAGAAAGCCGCGCTTGCCATCCAGGGCAAATTCCGCCGCTTCCAGAAGCGGAAGAAGGAGTCAGGGCCCTGA
- the NR1I3 gene encoding LOW QUALITY PROTEIN: nuclear receptor subfamily 1 group I member 3 (The sequence of the model RefSeq protein was modified relative to this genomic sequence to represent the inferred CDS: inserted 1 base in 1 codon) gives MSVSSPSDAESSPRLLLGPRGSGGEDTEPGEEKVCAVCGDRATGYHFHVMTCEGCKGFFRRSINKGVRFTCPFAQSCPVTKAKRRQCQACRLQKCLDVGMRKDMIMSEEALRRRRALRGQRRLAREQPGGXTAEQQELIGILIVAHQRTFDSSFSQFTHYWPAVRLYVPSPRPQSPPEPGVPATWPPSLQPGCLDEDVLPDVFSMLPHFADLSTFMIQQVINFAKEIPAFRSLPIDDQISLLKGTTLEICQIQFNTVFNAETNAWECGQHCYTIQDGALAGFQQIYLEPLLKFHISLKKLQLHEAEYVLLQAMLLFSPDHASIAQRDFIDQFQEKVALTLKSYIDHRHPMPEGRFLYAKLLLLLTELQTLKVENTRQILHIQDLSSMTPLLSEIIS, from the exons ATGTCCGTGTCGAGCCCCTCGGACGCAGAGAGCAGCCCCCGCCTGCTGCTGGGGCCCCGGGGCTCCGGGGGGGAGGACACGGAGCCCGGGGAGGAGAAGGTCTGCGCCGTGTGCGGGGACCGCGCCACCGGGTACCACTTCCACGTCATGACCTGTGAGGGCTGCAAGGGCTTCTTCAG GCGCTCCATCAACAAGGGCGTCCGCTTCACCTGCCCCTTCGCCCAGAGCTGCCCCGTCACCAAGGCCAAGCGGCGGCAGTGCCAGGCCTGCCGCCTCCAGAAGTGCCTCGACGTGGGCATGCGGAAGGACA TGATCATGTCGGAGGAggcgctgcggcggcggcgggcgctgcgGGGGCAGCGGCGGCTGGCGCGGGAGCAGCCGGGGG TGACGGCGGAGCAGCAGGAGCTCATCGGCATCCTCATCGTGGCCCACCAGCGCACCTTCGACTCCAGCTTCTCCCAGTTCACGCACTACTGG CCCGCCGTGCGCCTCTACGTCCCCAGCCCGCGGCCACAGAGCCCGCCGGAGCCGGGCGTCCCCGCCACGTGGCCGCCGTCCCTGCAGCCGGGCTGCCTGGACGAGGACGTGCTGCCCGACGTCTTCTCCATGCTGCCCCACTTCGCCGACCTCAGCACCTTCATGATCCAGCAGGTCATCAACTTCGCCAAGGAGATCCCGGCTTTCAG GAGCTTGCCCATCGACGACCAGATCTCGCTGCTGAAAGGGACCACCCTGGAGATCTGCCAGATCCAGTTCAACACTGTCTTCAACGCGGAGACCAATGCCTGGGAGTGCGGGCAGCACTGCTACACCATCCAGGACGGAGCCCTGG CCGGCTTCCAGCAGATCTACCTGGAGCCGCTGCTCAAGTTCCACATCAGCctgaagaagctgcagctgcaCGAGGCCGAGTACGTCCTACTCCAGGCCATGCTGCTCTTCTCGCCAG ACCACGCCAGCATCGCCCAGCGGGACTTCATCGACCAGTTCCAGGAGAAGGTGGCCCTGACGCTCAAGAGCTACATCGACCACCGGCACCCCATGCCCGAGGGCAG GTTTCTCTACGcgaagctgctgctgctgctgacgGAGCTGCAGACGCTGAAGGTGGAGAACACGCGGCAGATCCTCCACATCCAGGACCTGTCCTCCATGACGCCGCTGCTCTCCGAAATCATCAGCTAG
- the CHTOP gene encoding chromatin target of PRMT1 protein: protein MAAQSAPKVVLKSTTKMSLNERFTNMLKNKQPMPVNIRATMQQQQQLASARNRRLAQQMENRPSVQAALKLKQKSLKQRLGKSNIQARLGRPAGPLARGAMGGRGLSMGQRGLPRGAMRGGRGARALLRGGVPLRGQSLLRGGRGISPRMGLRRGGIRGRGGPGRGGLGRGAMGRGGLGGRGRGMAGRGRGGFGGRGRGRGR from the exons ATGGCTGCACAGTCAGCACCGAAGGTTGTGCTAAAGAGCACCACCAAGATGTCTCTGAACGAGCG CTTTACTAATATGCTGAAGAACAAACAGCCGATGCCAGTGAATATTCGGGCTaccatgcagcagcagcagcagctagcCAGTGCCAGAAACAGAAGACTGGCCCAGCAGATGGAGAATAGACCTTCTGTCCAGGCTGCTTTGAAGCTTAAACAG AAGAGCTTAAAGCAACGCCTCGGTAAAAGTAACATTCAGGCACGATTAGGCCGGCCGGCGGGACCCCTTGCTCGTGGAGCCATGGGAGGAAGAGGACTGTCTATGGGGCAGAGAGGCTTGCCACGAGGAGCCATGCGTGGTGGCCGGGGAGCGAGAGCTCTGCTGAGAGGAGGAGTCCCACTCAGAG GTCAGAGCCTGCTTCGTGGAGGACGAGGTATATCCCCCAGGATGGGCCTGAGAAGAGGTGGCATTAGAGGTCGCGGTGGCCCTGGAAGAGGTGGTCTAGGCAGAGGCGCCATGGGCCGTGGCGGACTTGGTGGCAGAG GTCGTGGCATGGCGGGCCGGGGACGAGGGGGCTTTGGAGGTCgtggcagaggcagaggacGA
- the TOMM40L gene encoding LOW QUALITY PROTEIN: mitochondrial import receptor subunit TOM40B (The sequence of the model RefSeq protein was modified relative to this genomic sequence to represent the inferred CDS: inserted 1 base in 1 codon), with protein MGNVLGPAAPRAPRRGSXLGSPGSFDELHRQCKEVFPQQMEGVKLIVTKTLSSHFQVTHTVHMSTLGPSSYHFNATFVGDRQLGPTEAFPTLVGDMDNSGSLNAQVLHLVAERIRTKAVFQTHQAKFVTWQFDGEYRGDDCTATLTLGNPDLVGESVILVAHFLQSITSRLVLGGEMVYHRRPGEEGAILTLAGKYTALKWVATLNVGYGGAHASYYHRANEQVQVGVELEANTRLQDTTFAFGYQLNLPQANMVFRGLLDSNWSVGGVLEKKLPPLPVTLALGAFLNHWKNRFHCGFSVIVG; from the exons atGGGCAACGTGCtgggccccgccgcgccccgggcCCCGCGCCGGGGGA CGCTCGGCAGCCCCGGCAGCTTCGATGAGCTGCACCGGCAGTGCAAAg AGGTTTTCCCGCAGCAGATGGAGGGGGTGAAGCTGATCGTCACCAAGACCCTGAGCAGCCACTTCCAG GTGACGCACACGGTTCACATGAGCACCCTCGGCCCCTCCAGCTACCACTTCAACGCCACCTTCGTGGGCGACCGGCAGCTCGGCCCCACCGAG GCCTTCCCCACGCTGGTCGGGGACATGGACAACAGCGGCAGCCTCAACGCCCAAGTGCTGCACCTCGTGGCCGAGCGTATCCGCACCAAAGCCGTCTTCCAG ACGCACCAGGCCAAGTTCGTGACGTGGCAGTTCGACGGCGAGTACCGGGGGGACGACTGCACCGCCACCCTCACGCTGGGCAACCCCGACCTCGTCGGCGAGTCCG TGATCCTGGTGGCCCATTTCCTCCAGAGCATCACCTCCCGCCTGGTCCTGGGCGGGGAGATGGTTTACCACCGGCGgccgggggaggagggagccatCCTCACGCTGGCCGGCAAATACACGG ctctgAAGTGGGTGGCGACGCTGAACGTGGGGTACGGCGGCGCCCACGCCAGCTACTACCACCGAGCCAACGAGCAG GTGCAGGTCGGGGTGGAGCTGGAGGCCAACACGCGGCTGCAGGACACCACCTTCGCCTTCGGCTACCAGCTCAACCTGCCGCAAGCCAACATGGTCTTCAGAG GGCTCCTGGACAGTAACTGGAGCGTCGGGGGGGTGCTGGAGAAGAAGCTGCCCCCCCTGCCCGTCACCCTGGCTCTGGGCGCCTTCCTCAACCACTGGAAGAACCGTTTCCACTGCGGCTTCAGCGTCATCGTGGGCTAA
- the S100A1 gene encoding protein S100-A1, which yields MASQLEGAMETLINVFHHYSGKEGDKYKLSKKELKELLQSELGCFLETQKDTGAVEKIMQDLDENGDGEVDFQEYVVLVAALTVACNTFFWENA from the exons ATGGCGTCGCAGCTGGAAGGGGCCATGGAGACGCTCATCAACGTCTTCCACCACTACTCGGGCAAAGAGGGGGACAAGTACAAGCTGAGCAAGAaggagctgaaggagctgctgcagagcgAGCTGGGCTGCTTCCTGGAG ACCCAGAAGGACACGGGTGCCGTGGAGAAGATCATGCAGGACCTGGATGAGAACGGCGACGGGGAGGTGGACTTCCAGGAGTACGTGGTCCTGGTGGCCGCCCTCACCGTCGCCTGCAACACCTTCTTCTGGGAGAACGCCTGA